In a genomic window of Paramicrobacterium chengjingii:
- a CDS encoding WhiB family transcriptional regulator translates to MDWRDKAACLTADPELFFPVGNTGPAVDQIEKAKAVCATCTVTEVCLQYALETSQDSGVWGGLSEDERRALKRRAARARRAS, encoded by the coding sequence ATGGACTGGCGCGACAAGGCCGCCTGCCTCACAGCTGACCCGGAGCTATTCTTCCCGGTAGGTAACACTGGTCCGGCCGTCGACCAGATCGAGAAGGCAAAGGCCGTGTGCGCCACATGCACCGTCACCGAGGTGTGCCTTCAATATGCCCTTGAGACAAGTCAGGATTCCGGCGTCTGGGGCGGACTCAGTGAAGACGAGCGTCGGGCTCTCAAGCGTCGGGCCGCACGCGCCCGCCGTGCCTCCTAG